A portion of the Paenibacillus hamazuiensis genome contains these proteins:
- a CDS encoding 3-hydroxyacyl-CoA dehydrogenase family protein, whose amino-acid sequence MTFKKIGVLGAGTMGQGIAEMLAAKGLEVFLTERTIEKLDAAWEMIENNLDKQMEKWAITAAEKKLILSRIHKVTFLGDVSLCDMVIETISEDLEQKMELFRQLDAICPPDVIIASNTSTLSLTELAAVTNRPERVIGLHFLHPVWKIDLVEIIRGLKTSDQTFEETKRFVTETIQKHGIQVYESPGYVTTRLICTLINEALHVLSERVATAEDIDTAMRIGYDFHYGPLEMIDRFGLDSVLAAMERLFREFGDIKYRPAPVLKQMVRAGQLGVKTGQGFFRYNKDGDRIS is encoded by the coding sequence ATGACATTTAAAAAAATCGGCGTGCTCGGAGCGGGCACGATGGGGCAAGGCATTGCCGAAATGCTGGCTGCGAAAGGTCTCGAAGTATTTTTAACCGAGCGGACAATCGAAAAGCTGGATGCCGCTTGGGAAATGATCGAAAATAATCTGGACAAGCAGATGGAAAAATGGGCGATTACCGCGGCGGAGAAAAAGCTGATTTTGTCCCGCATACATAAGGTTACATTTCTGGGCGACGTGTCGCTGTGCGATATGGTGATCGAAACGATCAGCGAAGATTTGGAGCAGAAAATGGAGCTGTTCCGGCAGCTCGATGCAATTTGCCCGCCGGATGTCATCATTGCCAGCAACACGTCCACCCTCAGTTTGACTGAGTTGGCGGCCGTTACAAACCGGCCGGAGCGAGTGATCGGTCTTCATTTTCTTCATCCTGTGTGGAAAATCGATCTGGTGGAAATCATCCGCGGCTTGAAAACGTCGGATCAGACATTCGAGGAAACGAAGCGTTTTGTTACCGAGACGATTCAAAAGCACGGCATCCAGGTGTACGAGTCGCCGGGTTACGTGACGACGCGGCTCATCTGCACGCTCATCAACGAAGCGCTGCACGTTTTGTCGGAGCGGGTGGCGACGGCTGAAGATATCGACACGGCGATGCGCATCGGCTACGATTTTCATTACGGGCCGCTCGAAATGATCGACCGGTTCGGGCTTGATTCGGTGCTGGCCGCGATGGAACGTCTGTTCCGCGAATTCGGCGATATCAAATACCGGCCGGCACCGGTATTAAAGCAGATGGTCCGGGCAGGGCAGCTTGGCGTCAAGACAGGACAAGGCTTTTTCCGCTACAATAAGGACGGTGACCGGATATCATGA
- the asnS gene encoding asparagine--tRNA ligase, giving the protein MSEKCMIRDVKNHVGGAVTIGCWLYNKRSSGKIQFLQLRDGSGFIQAVVVKSEVGADVWEAASKLTQESSLYVTGSVREDERSQSGYELTVTAIEIIQITEEYPITPKEHGVDFLMDHRHLWLRSPRQRAILVIRAQIIRAIQQFFDERGFHLVDPPILTPSSCEGTTNLFHTKYFDEDAFLTQSGQLYMEAAAMALGRVYSFGPTFRAEKSKTRRHLIEFWMIEPEMAFVDHEENLKIQEQFVAHIVQSVLQHCEKELKVLERDTTRLEKVQAPFPRISYDEAVQFLQKRGMEFTWGEDFGAPHETAIAEQFDKPVFITKYPTEIKAFYMKPDPERPEVVLCADMIAPEGYGEIIGGSQRIDDPQLMEQRFQEHELSKEAYQWYLDLRKYGTVPHSGFGLGLERTVAWICGLDHVRETIPFPRLLYRLYP; this is encoded by the coding sequence ATGTCTGAAAAATGTATGATTCGCGATGTCAAAAATCACGTAGGCGGCGCGGTTACGATCGGCTGCTGGCTGTACAATAAACGTTCCAGCGGAAAAATCCAGTTCCTGCAGCTGCGTGACGGTTCCGGGTTCATTCAGGCGGTTGTCGTCAAAAGCGAAGTGGGAGCCGACGTATGGGAAGCCGCTTCAAAGCTGACCCAGGAAAGCTCGCTTTATGTGACCGGTTCGGTCCGCGAAGATGAGCGGAGTCAAAGCGGCTATGAGCTGACCGTCACGGCAATCGAAATCATCCAAATCACGGAAGAATATCCGATCACTCCGAAGGAGCACGGCGTCGATTTCCTGATGGACCACCGCCATCTATGGCTGCGCAGTCCGCGGCAGCGGGCGATTCTCGTCATAAGAGCGCAGATCATTCGCGCGATCCAGCAATTTTTCGACGAGCGGGGCTTCCACCTGGTCGATCCTCCTATTCTAACGCCGTCTTCCTGTGAAGGAACGACTAACCTGTTTCATACGAAATATTTCGATGAAGACGCCTTTCTGACGCAAAGCGGCCAGCTGTATATGGAAGCTGCGGCAATGGCGCTCGGTCGCGTTTATTCGTTCGGTCCTACGTTCCGAGCGGAAAAATCGAAAACACGCCGGCATTTGATCGAATTTTGGATGATCGAGCCGGAGATGGCGTTTGTCGACCATGAGGAAAATCTGAAGATCCAGGAGCAATTTGTCGCCCATATCGTCCAGTCGGTGCTGCAGCATTGCGAAAAGGAGCTGAAGGTGCTCGAACGCGATACGACCAGGCTGGAAAAGGTGCAGGCGCCATTCCCGCGAATTTCGTACGACGAGGCCGTACAGTTTTTGCAAAAGCGGGGGATGGAGTTCACCTGGGGCGAAGACTTCGGAGCACCGCACGAGACGGCGATCGCCGAGCAGTTCGACAAGCCGGTATTCATCACAAAATATCCGACGGAGATCAAGGCTTTCTACATGAAGCCGGACCCCGAACGGCCGGAGGTCGTTCTGTGTGCGGATATGATCGCCCCGGAAGGTTATGGGGAAATCATCGGCGGCAGTCAGCGGATCGACGATCCGCAATTGATGGAACAGCGGTTCCAGGAACACGAGCTATCCAAGGAAGCGTACCAATGGTACCTGGATTTGCGCAAATACGGTACAGTGCCGCATTCCGGCTTCGGGCTCGGTTTGGAACGGACGGTCGCGTGGATATGCGGCCTCGACCACGTCAGAGAGACGATTCCGTTCCCGCGGCTGCTGTATCGCTTGTATCCGTAA
- a CDS encoding acetate/propionate family kinase produces the protein MKILVINAGSSSVKFQLYDMRDESVLAKGKVERIGMETAILSCEPTGKQEYREVSEILEHTTAIRKVLDSLVHPVYGVLGSIGEIDAVGHRVVHGGESFKESVLVTDEVKREIKQLFDLAPLHNPAHMLGIQAVEANMPDTPQTVVFDTAFHQTMPPVAYLYPIPMVLYRKHKIRRYGFHGTSHDYVSKRAAAFLGKPIEELKMITCHIGNGASCTAVLGGKSFDTSMGMTPLEGLMMGTRSGDIDPAIVPYTMAKEDLTLGEVNSMLNKHSGLLAISGGSSDMREIVQAMKDGDKNAALAFDMYAYRLRKYIGSYAAAMNGLDVLVFTAGVGENSARLRKAVCDGLTFFGVEIDDVLNEHHSGQERAISTPSSKVAVLVIPTNEELVIARDTHALIVREN, from the coding sequence ATGAAAATTCTTGTTATCAACGCAGGCAGCTCCTCCGTCAAGTTTCAGCTATACGATATGCGGGACGAATCGGTGCTTGCCAAAGGCAAAGTCGAGCGCATCGGCATGGAGACGGCGATATTGAGCTGCGAGCCGACGGGCAAGCAGGAATACCGCGAGGTCAGCGAAATTTTGGAGCATACGACGGCGATCCGCAAAGTGCTTGATTCGCTGGTGCATCCGGTGTACGGCGTGCTCGGGTCGATCGGGGAGATCGATGCGGTGGGGCATCGTGTCGTACACGGGGGGGAGAGCTTCAAAGAGTCGGTTCTCGTCACCGACGAGGTAAAGCGGGAAATCAAACAGCTGTTCGATCTGGCGCCGCTCCATAACCCCGCGCACATGCTCGGGATTCAGGCGGTGGAAGCGAACATGCCGGATACGCCGCAGACGGTCGTGTTTGATACGGCTTTTCATCAGACGATGCCGCCGGTAGCTTATTTGTATCCGATTCCGATGGTGCTCTACCGGAAACATAAAATACGCCGGTACGGGTTCCACGGCACATCGCACGATTACGTGAGCAAACGCGCTGCAGCATTTCTGGGCAAGCCGATCGAGGAGCTGAAAATGATTACCTGCCATATCGGAAACGGGGCAAGCTGTACGGCAGTGCTGGGCGGCAAATCGTTTGACACGAGCATGGGGATGACGCCGCTGGAAGGGCTGATGATGGGGACGCGCAGCGGCGACATCGATCCGGCGATCGTACCTTATACGATGGCCAAGGAGGATTTGACGCTCGGCGAAGTCAATTCGATGCTCAACAAGCACAGCGGGCTGCTCGCCATTTCCGGCGGTTCCAGCGATATGAGGGAAATCGTGCAGGCGATGAAGGATGGCGACAAAAACGCCGCGCTCGCTTTTGACATGTACGCTTACCGGCTGCGCAAATATATCGGCTCGTATGCCGCGGCGATGAACGGGCTCGATGTCCTCGTTTTCACGGCCGGCGTCGGAGAAAATTCCGCCCGGCTGCGCAAGGCGGTTTGCGACGGTTTGACGTTTTTCGGAGTGGAGATCGACGATGTGCTTAACGAACATCATTCCGGCCAAGAACGGGCCATATCGACGCCTTCTTCGAAGGTCGCGGTGCTCGTCATCCCGACGAACGAGGAGCTCGTCATCGCCCGAGATACCCACGCCTTAATTGTCCGGGAGAATTAG
- a CDS encoding metallophosphoesterase family protein → MRNFVAVTAIIFFIIVLTACAGVPGTGPADEAGASGTSPAPSSPQSSPTDSSTFRFVVMGDSRGSGDAIAEATLRKLLGKVKELSPQPAFLLFTGDQVRGSSVNSELTEWKRIVSDYFPLNVVYPALGNHDYDEKVFSKQFDYLPSDQLAGYGRTVYYFDHGDSRFIVLNSNRQDAKRKFIVDGAQRDWLEKLLQTGDKKHIFVSFHIPAYPGSSHFGNSLDANPGERDALWAILDKYNVSAVFVGHEHNYSRREVDSSFYAAFRNKVPQLTIGGAGAPLYTAVKDKKNVVVGPKPVYHYMIVDVMPDKTQFSVYDINNNQIDSFER, encoded by the coding sequence ATGCGCAATTTTGTTGCTGTGACGGCCATCATATTTTTCATCATCGTATTAACCGCATGTGCCGGCGTGCCGGGTACGGGTCCGGCAGACGAAGCCGGGGCTTCGGGAACTTCGCCTGCTCCCTCATCCCCCCAATCTTCCCCAACCGATTCTTCGACGTTTCGTTTTGTCGTGATGGGGGACAGCCGCGGATCCGGCGACGCAATCGCGGAAGCGACGCTGCGCAAGCTGCTCGGCAAGGTGAAGGAGCTGTCCCCGCAGCCGGCTTTCCTTCTGTTTACCGGCGATCAGGTTAGAGGCAGCTCGGTGAACAGCGAACTGACGGAATGGAAACGGATTGTCAGCGATTATTTTCCATTGAATGTCGTCTATCCGGCGTTAGGAAATCATGATTATGACGAAAAAGTGTTCAGCAAGCAGTTCGATTACTTGCCAAGCGACCAGCTTGCCGGCTACGGGAGAACCGTATACTATTTCGATCACGGCGACTCCCGCTTTATCGTGCTTAATTCCAATCGGCAGGATGCGAAAAGGAAATTTATCGTCGACGGCGCGCAGCGCGATTGGCTGGAGAAGCTGCTGCAGACAGGCGATAAGAAACACATTTTCGTTTCCTTCCATATTCCGGCGTATCCGGGCAGCAGCCATTTCGGCAATTCGCTGGACGCGAATCCCGGCGAACGTGACGCGTTATGGGCGATTTTGGACAAATACAACGTCAGCGCCGTTTTTGTCGGCCACGAACATAACTACAGCCGGCGCGAAGTCGATTCTTCCTTTTATGCGGCATTCCGCAACAAAGTGCCGCAGCTGACGATCGGCGGCGCCGGCGCCCCGCTGTATACCGCCGTCAAGGACAAGAAAAACGTCGTTGTCGGCCCCAAGCCGGTGTACCATTATATGATCGTCGACGTCATGCCCGACAAAACGCAATTCAGCGTATACGATATTAACAACAACCAAATCGATAGCTTCGAACGCTAA
- a CDS encoding helix-turn-helix domain-containing protein has product MLTDRYAEIDGVIEYIHQNIYEDLPLTRLARYAGYSQYHFIRIFKERTGLSPQYYVSSMRLQKAKDLLLQTNLSVRDIGLEIGQQSLGTFTTRFTERVGVTPSEFRNQTHQADNHFHTLRKLNDWSRWHPVSTAYNRIEGTVQAEVPFEGIILIGLFAKPIPEGLPLYGTLLPSLGDFCFNDVKPGTYYLMATSVSWGMRAMDILLPHTTLRTRSKEPIEVMPHTPIPRQQVMLYPPRLDDPPILISLPLLMNIFLRQVQNSNR; this is encoded by the coding sequence ATGCTAACCGACCGTTATGCGGAAATCGACGGAGTCATCGAATACATTCATCAAAATATTTATGAGGACCTTCCGCTTACCCGATTGGCGCGATACGCAGGTTACAGCCAATATCACTTCATTCGCATTTTCAAAGAAAGAACCGGGCTTTCGCCGCAGTATTACGTCTCTTCGATGCGGCTGCAAAAGGCCAAGGATTTGCTGCTGCAAACGAACTTAAGCGTTCGCGATATCGGACTTGAGATCGGCCAGCAAAGTTTGGGCACCTTTACGACCCGATTTACCGAACGGGTAGGAGTGACGCCTTCCGAATTTCGCAACCAGACGCATCAGGCGGACAACCATTTCCACACTTTGCGCAAGCTGAACGACTGGAGCAGATGGCATCCGGTTTCAACGGCGTATAACCGAATAGAAGGGACCGTACAGGCGGAAGTTCCTTTTGAGGGCATTATTTTGATCGGCTTGTTCGCCAAACCGATTCCCGAAGGTTTGCCTCTCTACGGAACGCTGCTTCCGTCGCTCGGCGATTTTTGTTTTAACGACGTCAAACCGGGCACCTACTATTTGATGGCCACCTCCGTTTCCTGGGGGATGCGGGCAATGGACATTTTGCTTCCTCATACTACTTTGCGCACAAGGTCCAAGGAACCGATCGAGGTTATGCCCCATACGCCAATCCCCCGCCAGCAGGTGATGCTTTACCCGCCGCGCTTGGATGATCCGCCCATTTTGATATCGCTGCCATTGCTGATGAACATTTTTCTCAGACAAGTCCAAAACAGCAATCGATAA
- a CDS encoding DnaD domain protein codes for MKEQQSVMAGFLAGIREGSVQIPYLLLKTYARLKLTETDAMLLIHVMAFGEKEKAEFPTLEDIQARMSVGQESVIASLQRLLKGGFITIDQDVDAQTGVQFERYNFTPLYEKMAACWADDYRKRQAETAASLLQDEGSNVFTIFENEFGRPLTPMEMETITTWLDKDRYKEELILAALKEAVFAGKVHFKYIDRILLDWSRNRVANVKQAKEYAQKFRTK; via the coding sequence ATGAAAGAACAACAATCGGTCATGGCCGGCTTCCTCGCCGGCATTCGAGAGGGATCCGTTCAGATCCCTTATTTGCTTCTTAAAACGTATGCGCGGCTCAAGCTGACCGAAACCGACGCGATGCTGCTGATCCATGTGATGGCGTTCGGGGAAAAGGAAAAAGCGGAGTTTCCGACGCTTGAGGATATTCAGGCGCGCATGTCGGTCGGGCAGGAGTCGGTAATTGCCAGCCTGCAAAGGCTGCTGAAAGGCGGCTTTATTACGATCGATCAGGATGTCGACGCCCAGACCGGCGTTCAGTTCGAGCGCTACAATTTTACCCCGCTTTACGAAAAAATGGCGGCCTGCTGGGCAGACGATTACCGGAAGCGGCAGGCGGAGACGGCGGCTTCCCTTTTGCAGGACGAGGGAAGCAACGTATTCACGATTTTCGAAAACGAGTTCGGCCGCCCGCTGACGCCGATGGAAATGGAGACAATCACCACCTGGCTGGACAAAGACCGGTATAAGGAAGAGCTGATTTTAGCCGCTCTGAAGGAGGCGGTATTTGCCGGCAAGGTGCATTTCAAATACATCGACCGCATTTTGCTCGACTGGAGCCGCAACCGCGTTGCTAACGTCAAGCAGGCCAAAGAATATGCGCAGAAGTTTCGCACGAAATAA
- a CDS encoding AAA family ATPase encodes MSKYGKEILIGTIPVVLLFLLFIGVNIIPVIFMTVLLASLFYMTRMRGGNMGMGGERRGKVRTPAFLTFDEIGGQDRAKKELREALDFLIRYEEIQKLGIRPLKGILLTGPPGTGKTLMAKAAAHYTNSVFMAASGSEFVEMYVGVGASRIRDLFKEARNRASKENKDSAIVFIDEIDVIGGKRDGGQHREYDQTLNQLLTEMDGIHTAESPRILIMAATNRKEMLDSALLRPGRFDRHIEVDLPDKKGRLHILNIHAKNKPLAEGVSLETVAEETFGFSGAQLESVMNEAAIYAMRDDLESIEQRHLSLAVDKVMMGERTDRESTKEERDRVALHELGHAIVAEIVRPGSVSQVALSPRGKALGYVRHNPQQDQYLYTKEHLQQQIMIALGGAVAEEMFYGGRSTGSRNDFEQALNLVHTMMDCGLTNLGIIDRQMVTKEELMKENAAILEQLTEETRKVLEQHRSVFTQSLDILIHEEVLSGEQFRELLAGSELPQPA; translated from the coding sequence ATGAGTAAGTACGGTAAAGAAATATTGATAGGTACGATTCCAGTCGTTTTGTTGTTTTTGCTGTTCATCGGGGTGAATATCATCCCGGTTATTTTCATGACGGTATTGTTAGCTTCTCTTTTTTACATGACTCGTATGCGCGGCGGAAATATGGGAATGGGCGGCGAACGCCGCGGCAAAGTGCGCACGCCGGCGTTTCTGACGTTCGATGAAATCGGCGGCCAGGACCGGGCTAAAAAAGAGCTGCGCGAAGCTCTGGACTTTCTGATCCGCTACGAGGAGATTCAGAAGCTGGGCATACGTCCGCTCAAAGGGATTTTGCTGACCGGTCCTCCGGGCACGGGGAAAACGCTGATGGCCAAAGCCGCGGCGCATTACACGAATTCGGTTTTTATGGCGGCATCCGGAAGTGAGTTTGTCGAGATGTACGTCGGCGTCGGTGCAAGCCGCATCCGCGACTTGTTCAAGGAAGCGCGAAACCGCGCCTCCAAAGAAAACAAAGACAGTGCGATCGTCTTCATCGACGAAATCGACGTTATTGGCGGCAAGCGGGATGGCGGACAGCATCGCGAATACGATCAGACGCTCAACCAATTGCTCACCGAGATGGACGGAATTCATACGGCGGAAAGCCCTCGCATTCTCATCATGGCGGCAACCAACCGCAAGGAGATGCTGGACAGCGCACTGCTGCGGCCGGGCCGTTTCGACCGCCATATCGAGGTGGATCTGCCTGATAAAAAAGGGCGTCTGCATATTTTGAACATCCATGCGAAAAATAAACCGCTCGCCGAAGGCGTCAGCCTGGAGACGGTGGCGGAAGAAACGTTCGGCTTCTCCGGTGCCCAGCTGGAGAGCGTCATGAACGAGGCGGCGATTTATGCGATGCGCGATGATCTGGAAAGCATCGAGCAGCGCCACCTGTCGCTCGCCGTCGACAAAGTGATGATGGGCGAGCGAACCGACCGCGAATCGACGAAGGAAGAACGCGACCGTGTGGCGCTGCACGAACTGGGCCATGCGATCGTAGCCGAAATCGTACGTCCCGGGTCGGTATCTCAGGTCGCGTTGAGCCCGCGGGGCAAGGCGCTCGGTTATGTGCGTCATAACCCGCAGCAGGATCAATATCTGTACACGAAGGAGCATTTGCAGCAGCAGATCATGATCGCTCTCGGGGGGGCCGTGGCCGAGGAAATGTTTTACGGCGGCCGGAGCACCGGCTCCCGCAACGATTTCGAGCAGGCGCTTAATCTCGTACACACGATGATGGATTGCGGATTAACGAATCTCGGCATCATCGACCGGCAAATGGTGACGAAAGAAGAACTGATGAAGGAAAATGCGGCTATTCTGGAGCAGTTGACCGAGGAAACCCGCAAGGTGCTGGAACAGCACCGTTCGGTGTTCACGCAGTCGCTCGACATCCTGATTCACGAGGAAGTATTGTCCGGCGAACAATTTCGCGAGCTTCTCGCGGGTTCGGAGCTGCCGCAGCCTGCATGA